From a single Miscanthus floridulus cultivar M001 chromosome 8, ASM1932011v1, whole genome shotgun sequence genomic region:
- the LOC136470980 gene encoding endoglucanase 4-like, giving the protein MAPPMRRSSSKATVVSRLALAAAVLFLTACGGNGAAAFNYADALDKALLFFEAQRSGKLPAGQQRVTWRGDSGLSDGSVAGVDLAGGYYDAGDNVKFGLPMAFTVTMLSWSVLEFMPGVSASAGKAAVRWGADYLLKAAAAVPDALYVQVADPNRDHQCWERPEDMDTPRDVYKVTPDKPGSDVAGETAAALAAASLLFRTCDPAYSAKLLQTAQKVFDFADRFRGSYSDSLSSVACPFYCSYSGYHDELLWAAAWLHMATAATSQAGNSSDVYLSYIYSNGHNLGAEQDDFTFSWDDKRVGTKVLLSKAFLQGIGKGKSDDALRLYKAHADTYVCSLVPGAAGFQQSQFTPGGLLFQEGDSNMQYVTSTAFLLLAYANSLSSAGGGVQVSCGGGVVPASALVAVAKRQVDYILGANPARMSYMVGFGARYPRHVHHRGASMPSVRDHPARIACDEGFRYLHSADPDANVLVGAVVGGPDGSDAFTDSRDNFAQTEPSTYTNAPLVGALAFFAAGRHR; this is encoded by the exons ATGGCGCCGCCCATGAGGAGGAGCTCTTCCAAGGCCACGGTGGTGTCCCGcctcgccctcgccgccgccgtcctcttCCTCACAGCGTGCGGCGGCAACGGTGCAGCGGCGTTCAACTACGCGGACGCGCTGGACAAGGCGCTGCTCTTCTTCGAGGCGCAGCGGTCGGGCAAGCTCCCGGCGGGGCAGCAGCGCGTGACGTGGCGCGGCGACTCCGGCCTGTCGGACGGCTCCGTGGCAGGGGTGGACCTGGCCGGCGGCTACTACGACGCCGGGGACAACGTCAAGTTCGGCCTGCCCATGGCCTTCACCGTCACCATGCTCTCCTGGAGCGTCCTCGAGTTCATGCCCGGCGTCAGCGCCAGCGCCGGCAAGGCCGCCGTGCGCTGGGGTGCCGACTACCTGCTcaaggcggccgcggcggtgccCGACGCGCTGTACGTGCAGGTGGCCGACCCGAACCGTGACCACCAGTGCTGGGAGCGGCCCGAGGACATGGACACCCCGCGCGACGTGTACAAGGTCACGCCTGATAAGCCTGGCTCCGACGTCGCCGGCGAGAccgccgccgcgctcgccgccgcgtcTCTCCTGTTCCGGACCTGTGACCCCGCTTACTCCGCCAAGCTGCTACAGACTGCTCAGAAG GTGTTCGATTTCGCGGACCGGTTCAGGGGCTCGTACAGCGACTCGCTCAGCTCCGTGGCCTGCCCGTTCTACTGCTCCTACTCTGGCTACCAT GACGAGCTGCTGTGGGCGGCGGCGTGGCTGCacatggcgacggcggcgacgtCGCAGGCCGGCAACTCATCGGACGTGTACCTGTCGTACATCTACTCCAACGGGCACAACCTGGGCGCGGAGCAGGACGACTTCACCTTCAGCTGGGACGACAAGCGCGTGGGCACCAAGGTCCTCCTCTCCAAGGCCTTCCTGCAGGGCATCGGCAAGGGCAAGTCCGACGACGCGCTGCGGCTCTACAAGGCGCACGCCGACACCTACGTGTGCTCGCTCGTGCCGGGCGCCGCCGGCTTCCAGCAGTCGCAGTTCACGCCGGGGGGACTCCTGTTCCAGGAAGGCGACAGCAACATGCAGTACGTCACATCCACGGCGTTCCTCCTCCTCGCGTACGCCAACTCCCTCTCGTCCGCCGGCGGCGGAGTGCAGGTCtcgtgcggcggcggcgtggtgccGGCGTCCGCGCTGGTGGCCGTCGCCAAGCGGCAGGTGGACTACATCCTGGGCGCCAACCCGGCGCGGATGTCCTACATGGTCGGGTTCGGTGCGCGGTACCCGCGGCACGTGCACCACCGCGGCGCGTCCATGCCGTCGGTGCGTGATCACCCAGCGCGCATCGCCTGCGACGAGGGGTTCCGATACCTGCACTCGGCGGATCCCGACGCCAACGTGCTGGTCGGCGCCGTCGTCGGCGGGCCTGACGGCAGCGACGCCTTCACCGACAGCCGCGACAACTTCGCGCAGACTGAGCCTTCCACCTACACCAACGCGCCGCTCGTCGGCGCGCTCGCCTTCTTCGCCGCCGGCCGCCACCGCTGA
- the LOC136468475 gene encoding endoglucanase 4-like — translation MQDELLWAAAWLHMATAATSQAGNSSDVYLSYIYSNGHNLGAEQDDFTFSWDDKRVGTKVLLSKAFLQGIGKGKSDDALRLYKAHADTYVCSLVPGAAGFQQSQFTPGGLLFQEGDSNMQYVTSTAFLLLAYANSLSSAGGGVQVSCGGGVVPASALVAVAKRQVDYILGANPARMSYMVGFGARYPRHVHHRGASMPSVRDHPARIACDEGFRYLHSADPDANVLVGAVVGGPDGSDAFTDSRDNFAQTEPSTYTNAPLVGALAFFAAGRHR, via the coding sequence ATGCAGGACGAGCTGCTGTGGGCGGCGGCGTGGCTGCacatggcgacggcggcgacgtCGCAGGCCGGCAACTCATCGGACGTGTACCTGTCGTACATCTACTCCAACGGGCACAACCTGGGCGCGGAGCAGGACGACTTCACCTTCAGCTGGGACGACAAGCGCGTGGGCACCAAGGTCCTCCTCTCCAAGGCCTTCCTGCAGGGCATCGGCAAGGGCAAGTCCGACGACGCGCTGCGGCTCTACAAGGCGCACGCCGACACCTACGTGTGCTCGCTCGTGCCGGGCGCCGCCGGCTTCCAGCAGTCGCAGTTCACGCCGGGGGGACTCCTGTTCCAGGAAGGCGACAGCAACATGCAGTACGTCACATCCACGGCGTTCCTCCTCCTCGCGTACGCCAACTCCCTCTCGTCCGCCGGCGGCGGAGTGCAGGTCtcgtgcggcggcggcgtggtgccGGCGTCCGCGCTGGTGGCCGTCGCCAAGCGGCAGGTGGACTACATCCTGGGCGCCAACCCGGCGCGGATGTCCTACATGGTCGGGTTCGGTGCGCGGTACCCGCGGCACGTGCACCACCGCGGCGCGTCCATGCCGTCGGTGCGTGATCACCCAGCGCGCATCGCCTGCGACGAGGGGTTCCGATACCTGCACTCGGCGGATCCCGACGCCAACGTGCTGGTCGGCGCCGTCGTCGGCGGGCCTGACGGCAGCGACGCCTTCACCGACAGCCGCGACAACTTCGCGCAGACTGAGCCTTCCACCTACACCAACGCGCCGCTCGTCGGCGCGCTCGCCTTCTTCGCCGCCGGCCGCCACCGCTGA